A region of Candidatus Brocadiaceae bacterium DNA encodes the following proteins:
- the argF gene encoding ornithine carbamoyltransferase, whose amino-acid sequence MHLITLMDWEPDRICELLSLAHDLKARARAGTLEPTLRRKTLALLFEKPSIRTRVSFQVAMTQLGGSSIYVSQADANLGKREPIKDGARVLARYVDGVAARTFAHETVEQLAAYSSVPVINALSDAAHPCQALADVLTIQERFEEPEAARVVFVGDANNVSRSLATLCAKLRMDFTLACPPEYSFTDDFMATLHSTTGRRIVVCHDPAQAAAGADVLYTDVWTSMGQEAEAEARKKAFAGFCVDAALVARAAPGVIVMHDLPAHRGEEISDDVIEGPHSAVFDQAENRLHAERALLQMLLA is encoded by the coding sequence ATGCACCTGATCACGCTGATGGACTGGGAGCCGGACCGGATCTGCGAACTGCTCTCTCTGGCCCACGATTTGAAGGCCCGGGCGCGCGCCGGCACGCTGGAGCCGACCCTGCGCCGCAAGACGCTGGCCCTGCTCTTCGAGAAGCCCTCGATCCGCACGCGCGTGTCCTTCCAGGTGGCCATGACGCAGCTCGGCGGCAGCTCCATCTACGTGTCGCAGGCGGACGCCAACCTGGGCAAGCGCGAACCGATCAAGGACGGCGCCCGCGTGCTGGCGCGCTACGTGGACGGCGTGGCGGCGCGGACGTTCGCCCACGAGACGGTGGAGCAACTGGCCGCCTATTCCTCCGTGCCCGTCATCAACGCCCTGAGCGACGCCGCCCACCCCTGCCAGGCGCTGGCGGACGTCCTGACGATCCAGGAGCGCTTCGAGGAGCCCGAGGCGGCGCGCGTCGTCTTCGTCGGCGACGCCAACAACGTGTCGCGTTCCCTGGCCACGCTCTGCGCGAAGCTGCGGATGGACTTCACCCTCGCCTGCCCGCCCGAGTACTCATTTACCGACGATTTCATGGCCACGCTCCATTCGACGACCGGCCGCCGCATCGTCGTCTGCCACGACCCGGCCCAGGCCGCCGCCGGCGCCGACGTGCTCTACACCGACGTCTGGACGAGCATGGGACAGGAGGCGGAGGCGGAGGCGCGCAAGAAGGCGTTCGCCGGCTTCTGCGTGGACGCCGCCCTCGTTGCGCGCGCTGCGCCGGGCGTTATCGTCATGCATGACCTGCCCGCGCACCGGGGCGAGGAGATATCGGACGACGTGATCGAGGGCCCGCACTCGGCCGTCTTCGACCAGGCGGAGAACCGCCTGCACGCCGAACGGGCGCTGCTGCAGATGCTGCTGGCCTGA
- a CDS encoding YkgJ family cysteine cluster protein — protein sequence MADSPRRSQPKTSARTEPACEGCPALCCHDLVMPILKPRTREEIDELKWKLQYDTVSVFISNQRWHLQVKGRCIYLTDDCLCSIYEWRPERCRRHSPSDCERYGSYFDVRMETPEELESYLSRQRRGRRKPKPRR from the coding sequence ATGGCGGATTCGCCGCGTCGGTCCCAGCCGAAGACGTCCGCGCGCACGGAGCCGGCCTGTGAGGGCTGCCCGGCCCTCTGCTGTCACGACCTGGTCATGCCCATTCTCAAGCCTCGCACCCGCGAGGAGATCGACGAGCTGAAGTGGAAGCTCCAGTATGACACCGTCAGCGTCTTCATCTCCAACCAGCGCTGGCATCTCCAGGTCAAGGGCCGCTGCATCTACCTGACCGACGATTGCCTCTGCTCGATCTACGAATGGCGCCCGGAACGGTGCCGCCGGCACAGCCCCTCCGACTGCGAGCGGTACGGCTCCTACTTCGACGTGCGGATGGAGACGCCGGAGGAACTGGAGTCGTATCTGAGCCGCCAGCGCCGGGGGCGGCGCAAGCCGAAGCCGCGCCGCTGA
- the ilvD gene encoding dihydroxy-acid dehydratase, whose amino-acid sequence MGLRHEKATAGIERMPNRALLYATGLTPRQMDRPFIGVCSSFTDLVPGHVGMRSLERRIEWGVCSGGGVPFLFSVPGICDGIAMGHVGMHYSLPSRELIADIIESIVEAHQLDGLVLLTNCDKITPGMLMAACRLDLPTVVVTAGPMLSGHHKGRLLSLVRDTFEAVGLCKAGRLGESDAAELEMEACPGQGSCQGLYTANTMACLTEAMGMSLPGSGTGLAGSARKERLAEQAGERVVALVREGITARRVVTRESLRNAIRVDMALGGSTNTALHIPAIAHAAEVDVTLEDFDRLSRETPQITSLRPGGELMMEHLEWAGGIPAVMKNLAALLNTDCVGVSGLSVREVVDATPAGDPAVIRSLDDPIAREGGIAVLKGSLAPDGAVVKQGAVQPDMMKFTGTARVFDGEDAAMEYLMAGKVVPNDVLIIRYEGPRGGPGMRESLALTAAVAGSGLGDKIAIVTDGRFSGGTRNLSIGHVSPEAAEGGPIALAKDGDRVTVDVPARTLDLQVAPEELERRRQSWKRPAPRFTRGWLARYCRLVSSAADGAVLSPPCD is encoded by the coding sequence ATGGGCCTCAGACACGAGAAGGCCACGGCCGGCATCGAACGGATGCCGAACCGCGCGCTGCTGTATGCCACCGGACTGACCCCCCGCCAGATGGACCGGCCGTTCATCGGCGTCTGCTCCAGCTTCACGGACCTCGTGCCCGGTCACGTGGGGATGCGGAGTCTCGAACGCCGCATCGAATGGGGCGTCTGCAGCGGGGGCGGCGTGCCGTTCCTGTTCTCCGTGCCCGGTATCTGCGACGGCATCGCGATGGGCCACGTCGGCATGCACTACTCCCTGCCCTCGCGGGAGCTGATCGCCGACATCATCGAGTCGATTGTGGAAGCGCATCAGTTGGACGGGCTTGTGCTGTTGACGAACTGCGACAAGATCACGCCCGGCATGCTGATGGCGGCCTGCCGGCTGGACCTGCCCACTGTCGTCGTCACGGCCGGTCCGATGCTGTCCGGCCACCACAAGGGGCGGCTGCTGTCGCTTGTGCGGGACACGTTCGAGGCCGTGGGCCTGTGCAAGGCGGGCAGACTGGGCGAGTCCGACGCCGCCGAACTCGAGATGGAGGCATGCCCCGGCCAGGGCTCGTGTCAGGGGCTCTACACGGCCAACACGATGGCGTGCCTGACCGAGGCCATGGGCATGAGCCTGCCGGGCAGCGGCACGGGGCTGGCCGGTTCGGCCAGGAAGGAACGCCTGGCCGAACAGGCCGGCGAGCGCGTGGTGGCCCTCGTGCGCGAGGGGATCACGGCGCGCCGGGTCGTCACCCGCGAGTCCCTGCGGAACGCCATCCGCGTGGACATGGCCCTGGGCGGCTCGACCAACACGGCGCTGCACATCCCGGCCATCGCGCACGCGGCCGAGGTGGACGTCACGCTGGAGGACTTCGACCGGCTCAGCCGCGAGACGCCCCAGATCACGTCTCTGCGGCCCGGCGGCGAACTGATGATGGAGCACCTGGAATGGGCCGGCGGCATCCCGGCGGTGATGAAGAACCTGGCGGCCCTTCTGAACACCGACTGCGTGGGCGTGAGCGGCCTGAGCGTGCGGGAGGTCGTGGACGCCACTCCTGCGGGCGATCCGGCCGTGATCCGGAGCCTTGACGACCCGATCGCACGCGAAGGCGGCATCGCGGTGCTGAAGGGGTCCCTGGCGCCGGACGGAGCCGTGGTGAAGCAGGGCGCCGTGCAGCCCGACATGATGAAGTTCACCGGCACCGCCCGGGTGTTCGACGGCGAGGACGCCGCCATGGAGTACCTGATGGCCGGCAAGGTGGTGCCGAACGACGTGCTGATCATCCGCTACGAGGGGCCGCGGGGCGGTCCCGGCATGCGGGAGTCCCTGGCGCTGACGGCCGCCGTGGCCGGCAGCGGCCTGGGCGACAAGATCGCCATCGTGACCGACGGGCGGTTCAGCGGAGGCACGCGCAACCTGAGCATCGGCCACGTCTCACCCGAGGCCGCCGAGGGCGGCCCGATCGCGCTGGCGAAGGACGGCGACAGGGTGACCGTGGACGTGCCGGCGCGCACGCTGGACCTGCAGGTGGCGCCGGAGGAGCTGGAGCGCCGCCGGCAGTCCTGGAAGCGCCCGGCCCCGAGGTTCACTCGCGGCTGGCTGGCCCGCTACTGCCGCCTGGTCTCCAGCGCGGCCGACGGCGCGGTGCTGTCGCCGCCGTGCGACTGA